A single genomic interval of uncultured Sphaerochaeta sp. harbors:
- a CDS encoding Smr/MutS family protein, with translation MPKKKKKKTSDTSETAGNSRLVVDSDAYKPFEHIKEVKKQPVKQKQPTPKKQSTSQRKEPLVLGYDPKANFGDILATWEQTGELGGVTKRMKSHSKVAVEKSFGEILAEWEGEKQAAKNKKVEPVSIKKSEAYVPKKNFASLLEEFEGSEKPKKKRRKPVSDQRRREREDLPLQPTHDMQEALDEKEELDQERDSSVSWSFADTYKQWTTLSDEEAAIKRAQKEKREAKADPHTISALRAMEPQSTLDLHGMKVLEAEQATADFLRSAKEQRLLKVAIITGKGLHNDKGYSLLKEAALSQIRISKVVREAYTPKAQYGGSGAIWIIMKR, from the coding sequence GTGCCGAAGAAGAAAAAAAAGAAAACTTCTGATACAAGCGAGACGGCTGGAAACAGCCGTCTTGTAGTTGATTCTGATGCCTACAAGCCGTTTGAGCATATCAAGGAAGTAAAGAAACAGCCTGTGAAACAGAAGCAACCTACGCCAAAGAAACAATCCACCAGTCAACGCAAAGAGCCGTTGGTACTTGGCTATGATCCAAAGGCAAACTTCGGTGATATCCTTGCCACTTGGGAACAGACAGGTGAGCTGGGTGGTGTGACCAAGCGGATGAAAAGCCACAGCAAGGTAGCAGTGGAGAAGTCCTTTGGTGAGATTCTTGCTGAGTGGGAAGGCGAGAAGCAAGCTGCCAAGAACAAGAAGGTAGAACCGGTTTCCATCAAGAAGAGCGAGGCTTATGTGCCCAAAAAAAATTTTGCATCACTCCTTGAGGAGTTTGAGGGAAGTGAAAAGCCCAAGAAGAAACGAAGGAAGCCAGTCTCTGATCAGAGAAGGAGGGAACGTGAAGATCTCCCTCTGCAACCTACCCATGACATGCAGGAAGCTCTTGATGAGAAGGAAGAGCTTGACCAGGAACGTGATAGCTCGGTGAGCTGGTCCTTTGCAGATACCTACAAACAGTGGACAACATTGAGTGATGAGGAAGCAGCCATAAAGAGGGCACAGAAGGAGAAGCGTGAAGCAAAGGCAGACCCCCATACCATCTCTGCCCTTCGTGCCATGGAGCCTCAGTCAACGTTAGACCTTCATGGAATGAAGGTGTTGGAAGCTGAACAGGCAACTGCAGATTTCCTACGCTCAGCGAAGGAGCAGCGACTCCTCAAGGTGGCAATCATCACGGGAAAAGGATTGCATAATGACAAGGGATATTCCCTGTTGAAAGAAGCTGCACTTTCCCAGATACGGATTAGCAAAGTAGTACGTGAAGCATACACCCCAAAAGCCCAGTATGGGGGAAGTGGTGCTATTTGGATCATCATGAAACGATGA
- a CDS encoding branched-chain amino acid ABC transporter permease, whose translation MLNFFLLILIYSGIYALMAIGQNVITGYGGMLSLTQAGFFAIGSYATAILTTQFGWSFWATLPVAFVVSALFGLLIGLPTLRLKGDYLAIATLGFGEIVRNVLNNWDSLTNGPMGIQRIPMPAILGFTINPYKKYAFLVMVIVFVIIAYILFQRLARSRMGRALAAVREDEIAAQSMGINITKYKVYAFILGASVAGIAGSLQAAFTLSVTPGTYTFMVSVMVLCMVVLGGMGNFKASILGAFIIQFISYFPQLTGLSSVIPPQFKQILFGLILVVMMIWRPQGILGREATRYRKRAASTTGGEQ comes from the coding sequence ATGCTTAACTTTTTTCTACTGATATTGATTTACTCAGGTATCTATGCCCTTATGGCAATCGGACAGAACGTCATCACCGGTTACGGTGGTATGCTCAGTCTTACCCAGGCAGGGTTCTTTGCCATAGGATCCTATGCAACGGCAATTCTTACCACACAATTTGGCTGGTCATTCTGGGCCACGCTTCCTGTAGCATTCGTGGTAAGTGCCCTCTTTGGTTTGTTGATCGGACTACCGACTCTCAGACTCAAGGGTGACTATCTGGCTATCGCTACCCTGGGGTTTGGTGAAATTGTACGCAACGTATTGAACAACTGGGACTCACTGACAAACGGTCCGATGGGTATCCAGAGAATCCCCATGCCTGCCATCTTGGGATTCACCATCAATCCTTACAAGAAGTATGCCTTCCTGGTGATGGTGATTGTATTTGTAATCATTGCCTACATTCTCTTCCAGCGTTTGGCTCGCTCGAGAATGGGTCGTGCCCTGGCTGCAGTCAGGGAAGATGAGATTGCCGCCCAATCCATGGGTATCAACATCACAAAGTACAAGGTCTATGCATTTATTCTTGGTGCTTCGGTAGCAGGTATTGCAGGTTCCTTGCAGGCAGCGTTTACTCTCTCAGTCACCCCTGGAACCTATACCTTCATGGTTTCGGTTATGGTGCTTTGTATGGTGGTTCTTGGGGGTATGGGCAATTTCAAGGCCTCGATCCTGGGTGCTTTCATCATCCAGTTCATCAGCTATTTTCCTCAGCTCACCGGACTGTCCAGTGTCATCCCTCCCCAGTTCAAGCAGATCCTGTTTGGTTTGATACTGGTTGTTATGATGATCTGGAGACCACAGGGGATTCTTGGAAGAGAGGCAACCCGGTATCGCAAGCGTGCTGCATCCACCACAGGAGGTGAACAATGA
- a CDS encoding ABC transporter ATP-binding protein, translated as MKELLTIDDISVSYGNIKALKQVSMHVNEGDIVCLIGANGSGKSTLLKSIVGQEPLDSGSIIFDGEEICRAKSAGSKQGKRSKILTTDLIAAKGISLVPEGRRVFADMTVEENLDMGAFLVRDDALIAERKESMYDFFPILGARRRQKTRSLSGGEQQMMAIARALMSGPRLILLDEPGLGLAPLVIADIFEKIALINQQDKVTVFLVEQNARMALKASSEGYVMENGRIVLSDASSALLENEKVRAAYLGE; from the coding sequence ATGAAAGAGCTGCTCACGATAGATGACATTTCTGTTTCCTATGGGAACATCAAGGCACTGAAACAGGTCAGTATGCATGTCAATGAAGGTGATATCGTCTGCCTTATCGGAGCGAATGGAAGTGGCAAGAGTACCTTGCTTAAGTCCATCGTAGGGCAGGAGCCTTTGGATTCAGGCTCCATCATCTTTGATGGAGAGGAGATCTGCAGGGCTAAGAGTGCTGGATCCAAGCAAGGCAAGCGCTCGAAGATACTCACCACTGATTTGATTGCAGCAAAGGGAATCAGCTTGGTTCCCGAAGGCAGACGTGTCTTTGCTGATATGACTGTTGAAGAGAATCTCGATATGGGGGCCTTTCTTGTACGGGATGATGCCTTGATCGCGGAACGCAAGGAGTCCATGTATGACTTCTTTCCCATTCTTGGAGCAAGAAGAAGACAGAAGACCCGATCCCTTAGTGGGGGCGAACAGCAGATGATGGCCATTGCCAGGGCTCTGATGAGTGGGCCACGCCTGATCCTTCTGGACGAACCTGGACTCGGTCTCGCCCCACTGGTAATTGCAGACATCTTCGAGAAGATTGCCTTGATCAACCAGCAGGACAAGGTAACAGTCTTTCTGGTCGAACAGAACGCCCGTATGGCACTGAAGGCTTCCTCTGAAGGGTATGTCATGGAGAATGGTAGAATTGTTCTGAGTGATGCATCCTCCGCACTTTTGGAGAATGAGAAGGTACGGGCAGCCTATCTGGGCGAATAA
- a CDS encoding branched-chain amino acid ABC transporter permease, which produces MGIAEFFQHLMNGLTLGGIYALIALGYTMVYGILKFINFAHGDILMAGAYIGLFVFDGLRGDAPLGTWTLIAFFLAMLISMGFSAVLGMSIERIAYKPLRGATRLAPLLSAIGVSFILSNSAAWAFGTHSRKFNYPFDNTPVHIGEVVITPHQILILSVSLIMMIILKLFVDKTRMGKAMRATSLDQGTAMLMGINVNKVISMTFAIGSALAAVGGILIALDFKVYATMGTMTGLKAFVAAVVGGIGNISGAMFGGILLGVLETFGVAIFGIPTGLKDTIAFGVLILILLIKPEGLFGKVEKEKV; this is translated from the coding sequence GATAGCCCTGGGGTACACCATGGTGTATGGCATTCTGAAATTTATCAACTTCGCCCATGGTGACATATTAATGGCTGGGGCTTATATTGGTTTGTTTGTGTTTGATGGACTGAGAGGGGATGCCCCGCTTGGAACATGGACACTGATAGCCTTCTTCCTTGCCATGCTTATCAGTATGGGGTTCAGCGCCGTACTTGGCATGTCCATTGAGCGTATTGCGTATAAACCGCTACGGGGAGCAACCAGACTTGCCCCGCTTCTCAGCGCTATTGGTGTTTCATTCATACTCTCCAACAGTGCGGCGTGGGCCTTTGGTACACACTCCAGAAAATTCAACTATCCCTTTGACAATACGCCGGTTCATATCGGGGAGGTCGTTATCACGCCTCACCAGATTCTTATCTTGAGCGTCTCCTTGATTATGATGATCATTCTCAAGCTCTTTGTTGATAAGACCAGGATGGGGAAGGCCATGCGCGCAACCAGCTTGGATCAGGGAACAGCTATGTTGATGGGAATCAATGTTAACAAGGTTATCAGTATGACGTTTGCAATCGGAAGCGCATTGGCCGCAGTCGGTGGTATCTTGATAGCCTTGGACTTCAAGGTTTACGCTACGATGGGCACCATGACAGGGCTTAAAGCCTTTGTTGCTGCTGTTGTTGGCGGAATCGGGAATATCAGCGGAGCCATGTTCGGAGGAATCTTGCTCGGAGTATTGGAAACTTTTGGTGTTGCCATCTTTGGTATTCCTACCGGTCTGAAGGATACCATTGCCTTTGGTGTATTGATTCTCATTCTCTTGATCAAGCCGGAAGGACTGTTCGGCAAGGTCGAAAAGGAGAAGGTGTAA
- a CDS encoding ABC transporter ATP-binding protein → MILLETEALTRAYGGVVAVNKVDFEVESGLITGLIGPNGAGKTTLFNNMTGLDIPSSGKVWFNNKEITGYPAHKICRMGIARTFQNIRLFKELTVVENVMIGRHFKTGNSETKGRFLNAVKSYVKLREEEEEIYEKALDWLDFFDMGASKNELAKNLPYGKQRELEIARALATDPKLLFLDEPAAGMNPQETDHLMSTIRKIRDLGITVVLIEHDMKLVMNICDTITVLNYGQKLAQGTPHEIKKNPSVIEAYLGKDEE, encoded by the coding sequence ATGATTCTGTTGGAAACAGAGGCTCTTACCAGAGCTTACGGAGGCGTTGTTGCCGTCAATAAAGTTGATTTTGAGGTGGAAAGTGGACTGATCACCGGTCTTATCGGACCCAATGGGGCTGGCAAGACCACCCTGTTCAACAATATGACCGGTCTTGATATTCCTTCCTCTGGAAAGGTTTGGTTCAACAATAAGGAGATCACCGGCTATCCGGCTCATAAGATCTGTAGGATGGGTATCGCACGTACCTTCCAGAATATCCGCCTCTTCAAGGAACTCACCGTCGTTGAGAATGTCATGATCGGTAGACATTTCAAAACCGGGAATAGTGAAACCAAGGGACGTTTTCTCAACGCTGTCAAGAGCTATGTGAAGTTAAGGGAAGAGGAAGAAGAGATCTATGAAAAAGCATTGGACTGGCTCGATTTTTTCGATATGGGCGCTTCCAAGAATGAGCTTGCAAAGAATCTTCCCTATGGAAAGCAACGTGAACTTGAGATTGCTCGTGCGCTTGCTACCGACCCAAAGCTGCTTTTCTTGGATGAACCAGCAGCCGGCATGAACCCACAGGAGACTGACCATCTGATGTCCACCATCAGAAAGATCAGGGACTTGGGAATTACGGTTGTTCTGATCGAGCATGACATGAAACTGGTGATGAACATCTGTGATACCATCACTGTCCTCAACTATGGGCAGAAACTTGCCCAGGGGACTCCCCATGAGATCAAGAAAAACCCGAGTGTCATCGAGGCCTATCTCGGTAAGGATGAAGAATGA
- a CDS encoding CBS domain-containing protein, giving the protein MIIERRMTRNPVTATPDMSIAEASTLMKQEKVHRLPVLDKEKRLVGILTEKDILYATPSPATSLSIHEMAYLLSKLTVKKLMSKNVVSITKDTTVEEAARMMVDQDLSSLPVLEGQQLIGIVTKSDMFKILLELFGARHFGVRLTFVVEDKPGTIAKISQVLSEAGIDIITFGTFMGTDPTNAICTIKVQGASISKVVELVKPYVSQLLDVREV; this is encoded by the coding sequence ATGATTATCGAACGAAGAATGACGCGCAATCCTGTTACAGCTACTCCCGATATGTCCATCGCGGAGGCATCTACCTTGATGAAGCAGGAGAAGGTTCACCGACTTCCTGTGCTCGATAAAGAGAAGCGGCTGGTTGGTATTTTAACTGAAAAGGATATCTTGTATGCCACACCTTCTCCTGCGACAAGTCTCTCTATCCATGAGATGGCTTACCTGTTGAGCAAGCTTACGGTCAAGAAGCTTATGAGTAAGAACGTGGTTTCCATTACCAAGGATACCACGGTTGAGGAAGCCGCACGCATGATGGTTGACCAAGACCTGAGCAGCCTTCCTGTACTTGAAGGACAGCAGTTGATCGGAATTGTGACAAAGAGTGATATGTTCAAGATTCTGCTTGAGCTCTTTGGTGCACGCCACTTCGGGGTACGCCTTACCTTTGTGGTTGAAGACAAGCCTGGAACCATCGCAAAGATCAGTCAGGTGCTGAGCGAAGCAGGGATTGATATCATAACCTTTGGTACCTTCATGGGAACCGATCCCACCAATGCCATCTGTACCATCAAGGTGCAAGGAGCATCCATCAGCAAGGTGGTGGAGCTTGTAAAGCCCTATGTGTCACAGTTGCTGGATGTGAGGGAGGTCTGA